In Leisingera sp. NJS204, the DNA window AATTCTGACCCCGGTACCCGTCAGATTACATTACCCATCATAAGACGGTGCGGGATCGGTGGCAATTTACGGCAATTGCCGTTTGCTTCCCGATAGCCAAACAAACCTCGGTGGATCCGCACCGTAGGACCGTGCGATCGGTGTTAGGTCAACTGCAACGACGAGTAGCGCTTTCTCAGGTGGCATTATTTTCCCTCTATTTCTGAGAATCGAAGATACCTTGTTTATGGCATTAAAAAGAGTAGTCAGAATTTGATATCCAGCCCCAGTTTGGCGACGAAGATGGCGTCATTACCAATGGAATAGCGGATCTCGGGTGGAGTAGACCGGGCCGTTCCGGAGCTTTGGAAGTTTACCGCACCGCCAAATGTCACAGCAGCATTCTCCGCGATCTGGTACCGCGCGCCTCCGCCGACCGTCCAGCTCTCCTTGGTCGGGGTCCAACCAGTGGAGGTGGACGAATCCCACTTGACGAAGGCGCTGAGGCCTAACTTGTCGTTGACCCGGCGAGCGACACCTACTCTCGCGCTCCAGCCATCCTTAAGGCGGGGGCTGTATTCGGCGATCTGGGTGCCTGCACCGCTCAGAAAGATCGGAAAATCACCCCAGGCACTCCATTCCTGCCATTTCAAATCAGCCTGCACCAGCCAGCCAGGGGCAACCCCGGATTGCAGCTTCAGCTCAAGGCTCTGCGGGACCGGGAGATTGACATGGATCGCCCGCCGGCTCAGTTCGGCCCCGCTCGACCCGATGACGAAATCTCCGCGAAGCCGAACATCAGACTCGCTGGTATACAGGAGCAGCACGCGAAAGGCTTTTTCGGGCAACTCGTAAGCCAGCCCGGCCTGCCAGCTCAGCGCGGTATTCGAACCGCCAAAATCTAGCGCCGAGAAGGTTTCGGCCGTGGTGCCCGGTACAACGCCGGCGGCCAGGTTCTGGGTCCTGATCGCATCGCCCTTCACCGCGCCGACACCGGCGATAAAGCGAAGCGCCCCCTTTGCTAGAGGATGGCGGTAGGAGCAGGCGGTGCGTATCTGCCGCATGTTGATTTCGAAGTCGATGACCTTGAAGCGGCCCTGCCAGCCCGGTGAGAAATGGGCGTTGACATTCAGCGGCTCGTTGTAGCCGAACAGGCAACCGATCCGGTCGGTAAGGTCCATCTTCACGGAGCCCTCGAAGATAATCAGGTTTTCAGCGGGGTCGCTTGTCCGTGCGCCAGTGGTCACCGGTGCGCCGGTGCGATCGACAGCGCTTTGCACGGTGAACTTGCGTGTGGGCACGACGAATGTTGTCGAGAATCCCGCCGAGTTTCCCGGTGTGAACAGACGGTCAACCGACGGCGACGTGCGCTCGAAGCCTGCGGCCCATGCTTGGGTGGCAGACAGTGCCCCCGCCAGAACGATAGCGGGCAGGCTAAGTATCCGGTTTTCGAGCATTTTCCAACTCCTGCGATGCCATATTCCAGTACAGGCGTCCGGGTGCATCGCGGCCCGCTGCCAGTCAATTTTGTTTAGACGAAAGCGCTGGTCCCGGTCAGGGCGCGGCCGACGATCAAGGTGTTGATCTCACGCGTGCCTTCGTAGGAATAGATCGCCTCGGCGTCGGCGACGAAGCGGCCGACCTGCTCTTCCAGCAGAATGCCGTTGCCGCCAAGAAGCTCTCGCGCCAGACCAACCGTCTCGCGCGCCGAACTTGTACAATAAGCTTTGGCAAGCGATGCCTGTTCCTCCGAGCAGCCGCCCTCGTCAATCAACGCCGACAGGCGATGGCAGAGGGTCATCGACGTGGTGATCCCGCTCAGCATCCGCACCAGCAGATCCTGGACCAGCTGAAAGCCACCGATCGGCCGTCCGAATTGCTCCCGGCGCTTGGCGTAGGCGAGGGCGTGTTCGAAGGCACCGAGCGCGCATCCTGTCGCCTGCCAGGCGACATAGGCGCGGGTCAGGCGCAGCACCTTGGCGGTGTCGGCGAAACTGTTGGCGTTCGTCAGCTTGTTCTCATCGGGTATGCGGCAGTCGTCGAGCGTGATCATCGCGTTCTGCACCACACGCAGCGCGATCTTGTCTTGCATCACTTCGGTGGAATAGCCGGGGGTTCTCTTCTCGACGACGAAGCCCTTGACCTGATTGTCCGTGACGTCGCGCGCCCAGATAACGTTGACGTCGGCGAAACTTGCGTTTCCGATCCATCGCTTCCGGCCGTTCAGCACCCAATTGCCGCCGTCACGCCGCGCTGTCGTCTGCAAGCCCCCGGCCGCCGCCGAGCCGACCTCGGGCTCGGTCAGGCCGAACGATCCGATCTTCTCGAGCCTGGCCATGGCCGGAAGCCAGCGCTGGCGTTGTTCCTCCGAGCCACAAAGATAGATCGATGCCGCACAAAGCCCGCCATGGACCCCCAGGAAAGTCGCCATCGATGGATCGGTTCGGCCGACCTCAAGCGCGATAAAGCCCTCGAGCAGGGCGGATCGGCCACGAAACCCGTATCCCTTGTAGGAAACACCCACGATACCGAGCTTGGCAATCTCTGGAACCAGCTCGTGCGGGAAGCTCGCGCGGGTCCAATGGTCGTTGATGACCGGGGCGACCTGGTCGATCATCAGGGTGCGCAAATCTGCAAGCAGCGCCTGATCCTCTGTCGGCAGCGTGTAACGAAGCGCGTAGAAGTCTCCTGGCCAGGCGTCTGCGTTGGTCATGTGAATCCCCCTTGTAACGTCCAACCGGCTGATCGGTATTATGGTGCATTCTGATGATCCGCCGGTATGATGCCCCCCACAAAGGGGGGGTCGCGATTTTACGGATGGGGGGTTAGCGGTGGCTAGGGCCGGCAAACATGCCTGAGATTTTCCGGACGCCTGCACGCCCGCCCGGAGTTTGACACAAGGCAAGTATCCAACCATCTTGATACCGAGGGAGTTCTCTAGTGCGAAATACGCAGAAGTTTTCTCCGCCGCGGGGGCGATCGGAATTCATCCTACGTGAGGCGGCATACTCCAGGCTGCTCGACTCCGACCTGTCGTTGCTGGTCGCACCGCCTGGCTACGGCAAGACGAGCCTGCTTTCACACCTATGGCGAAATGAGCGCGGGCGCGATGGTGCAACTGTCGCGTGGCTCACCGTCAATAAGACAGACGAAGCCCAGGGGATGTTCCTGCCATCGCTTGAAAATGCTGTCATGATGGCACTCACGGTCGCAGGGCGGCCCGGTCCTGGCAGGCTCGCCCGAGGCTGGAGCAACGCGCGAAACCTTGCTGACGCACTTACTGCCGAGGCCATCCGGGCCGATCGGGACGTGCGTTTGATCATCGATGACATCCATCTGCTACAAGACCCGGAATCGCTGGATGCAATTACACATATTGCCCGTCGTGGGGCGATCAGCCTGGCGCTGGCTGGCCGAATGCTTCCTGAGGCGCTTGAAATTCCGTGGGCGGGCGCCGCGTTGATGAGCGCCGAGGATCTGCGCCTTGATCTTGAGGAAACCCAGACCCTGTTTGAACGCTTGACCGGCGGCCAGGTTCCGCACGACCACGCGATATACAGCATGACCGAGGGCTGGCCTGCCGGCGTCGCGTTAATCGCACTCGGTGTAAAGTGTTCGACCGTGGCCGCATCGGCCGGCCAAGATCCTGAGTCCGGCTATCTCAGCAGCCTGTGTGACAGCTTTTCACCGGATGAACTGGACCGCCTGTCGCGGCTGTCGATCTTCTCGAGCTTTACACCGGACATAGCGGCTTTGGTGATAACCGATACACCGATTGATCCTTTCTTCGAGGAAGTCGTCTTACGCTGTCCGCTG includes these proteins:
- a CDS encoding OmpP1/FadL family transporter, whose translation is MLENRILSLPAIVLAGALSATQAWAAGFERTSPSVDRLFTPGNSAGFSTTFVVPTRKFTVQSAVDRTGAPVTTGARTSDPAENLIIFEGSVKMDLTDRIGCLFGYNEPLNVNAHFSPGWQGRFKVIDFEINMRQIRTACSYRHPLAKGALRFIAGVGAVKGDAIRTQNLAAGVVPGTTAETFSALDFGGSNTALSWQAGLAYELPEKAFRVLLLYTSESDVRLRGDFVIGSSGAELSRRAIHVNLPVPQSLELKLQSGVAPGWLVQADLKWQEWSAWGDFPIFLSGAGTQIAEYSPRLKDGWSARVGVARRVNDKLGLSAFVKWDSSTSTGWTPTKESWTVGGGARYQIAENAAVTFGGAVNFQSSGTARSTPPEIRYSIGNDAIFVAKLGLDIKF
- a CDS encoding acyl-CoA dehydrogenase family protein, which produces MTNADAWPGDFYALRYTLPTEDQALLADLRTLMIDQVAPVINDHWTRASFPHELVPEIAKLGIVGVSYKGYGFRGRSALLEGFIALEVGRTDPSMATFLGVHGGLCAASIYLCGSEEQRQRWLPAMARLEKIGSFGLTEPEVGSAAAGGLQTTARRDGGNWVLNGRKRWIGNASFADVNVIWARDVTDNQVKGFVVEKRTPGYSTEVMQDKIALRVVQNAMITLDDCRIPDENKLTNANSFADTAKVLRLTRAYVAWQATGCALGAFEHALAYAKRREQFGRPIGGFQLVQDLLVRMLSGITTSMTLCHRLSALIDEGGCSEEQASLAKAYCTSSARETVGLARELLGGNGILLEEQVGRFVADAEAIYSYEGTREINTLIVGRALTGTSAFV